The nucleotide sequence ACCGATCTCAAAGGGAACGATGCCATCATCGGCGGCACTGCCTCGATGCTTGGCGACGTGCAGCGCCCGCCGCATCCGGTTGCCGTCGCGGACTTTTCCCATGAGGATGATTGTGTTCGCGTTACACAGCACATCTCCACTTTCGATCGGACGGTCGATCAGGTCGTCCAGTTTGACCTCATGCGACGTGTACAGCAGCATGGTGGCCAGTTTGTTGTGGTCGTAAGCATGCTCGGCAACGGTCTGTTCATTCGCCCGGAAATTGACCCGGAACAGGTCTCGCGCTACCCAGTCGTGATCCTTGTGCAGGATCTGGTGATAGATGTAATCAAACAACTGGAACTGGAATGAATCGCTCGCCCGATCAACGGGTTCGACTCCGTCGATCACCGAACGGCGGACTCCGTGAGCGAAGTTTCCGTAAAAGTACGCGATGGCCTGGTCGAGTTTCTTATTGAGTTCAGCACGCCATTCCTGCCATTGCTCCTGGTCGAGGTCTTGCAGCGTGACTCGTCGGCCAGTTCGATCAAACACATGAAAATAATCTGTCCGGATCGCGTCACGGTTCCAGATTTCTTCAGGAGCATACGAGACATCCAGTGGCCGGGTCTTCAAGACCCAGTCGCAGATCCGTTTGGCGTAGTCGGCATGGTTCTGCGCGTCGCCGCGCGACGTCATATCGAAAAGAATTCCTCGTTCGCCCTCTTGCTTCAGCCCGGCATTGGCAAACTGAAGGCCTAGCTGAGTCTTACCGATTCCCGTCGCCCCCATGACGACCGTCAGTGTGCCAGGAATCAGTCCTCCCCCCAACAGCGAATCCAGTTCCGCAATACCCGTCGAAAAACGTTCAGAAGTCGCCATGAAATTCCTGCAAAAGCACGTGTAAGTGGATAATCAGGCTGCCCCCGTTCCTGGCGTGCGACCAGCCGAACGCGACTCGATTCCACGCGGTTGCCAGCGTTACGACCGTGACGGGGGCGCTGCTGAATGACTGCGAGATTGCGAGTCGGACTGGTGGTACGGTCCCACCGCAGGGTGGATGCAAATAATAGCAACCTGACAGCATTCCGGGAGTGCGCGGCGACACGTGAAGTCAATTCGCCGCCGGTACCGATTCTGAATCCGTTTGCCGCGCCGGGGGCTGCCCCTTGATCGGCTGGCGCGCGAACCACTTCTACTCCTGAAACACGGAATCGATCGACTTGTGGAGGTGTGACACCGGAAACCGGGGGAGTGTTCGCTGGGACGGATACTCAGCACGTCGCAACTGCGGATGTGCGCAAGTCCAATTGTGACTGCCTGATTGCGAACGGATGTCCCGGGGTTGGGGCAAAGGGAATGGCCGACAAGCGGGTTCGTTCTGGAAACTCCCCGATTGTTCGTTTTCCATCTTGAATCCGTCCGTATCTACTATTACTCTAGTACATACTAGCCGCATAGTAGAGAGGTCTCGGATGAATGTGAAACCGTCGGAGCTGGAGTTACAGGTGCTGGGCTTATTGTGGGAGCATGGTCCGCAGAGCGTGCGGGAACTGTTGCCGCTGTTCCCGGATGGCAAAGAACGTGCCTACACCACGGTGCTGACCGTGCTTCAGGGGATGGAGCGAAAAAACCTGGTTTCACATCGGCGGGAAGGGATGGCGTACATCTATAGCCCGCTGGTCAGTCGTGAGCAGGTCGTTCAGCCCGTGCTGAAAACGATGCTGAAGAACCTGTTTTCTGGCAATCCCGCCAAAGCAGTTCAGGCACTGATGGATGCTTCGGATGTCTCGGCGGAAGACCTCAAACAGATTCGCAAGGTGATCAATCAAGCTGCCCGCGAAGCCGAAAACAAAGAGGAGAAACCATGACGATCCTGGTTGCGTGGTTCACCGGTACCTGGGCCCAGTCTCTCTGCTGGGCACTGCTGCATTCGCTGTGGCAGGGCGCAGTCTGGTCTGCATTGCTGGCTGTTTGTCTGACGATGATATCCCGCAATCGGCCTCAGCTACGGTATGCCGCTTCGCTGAGCTGTCTGGCTGGACTGGCTGTGGGTGTGCTGGTGACAGGTTCCTTTCTCAGACTGCCCTCTGACCTGATCCCTTTCTTTTCTTCTCCCTCCAATGTCACGGCGAATTCGCTCCAGGAACCGACCGGGACTGGTTCTTCACTTCCTGTCACCTCGTCTCCTTCGATGCCAGGTGCATCGAAGGTCTTACCGTCGAGTGACCGTCCATTTGTGCCGATGGAATCCCGCCTCATCTGGGGAATCCCGTCGAGACTCAATAGAGTGGTGAGACAGTTCAGTCCGTTCCTGCTTTGGGGATGGTTGTTTGGAGTCGCGCTGAACTTCCTTCAGTGCGTACGTCAAAGGACAGCGGCAGAAACATGGAAACTGGGAGAACCTGTCAGAGACGCGGTCGCGCTGGACATTTTTCTGCGTCTGAAGGCGCAGCTTCGCATCCACCGGCCGGTCAAGCTGATTGCCTCGTTGCACGCACATTCCCCTTGCGTCATCGGGACGTTCTCGCCAGTGATTCTGATACCGATGTCGCTGGCCACGGGCCTGTCGCCCGATCAGTGGAAGGCGATTCTGGGCCATGAACTTGCGCATCTGCGTCGCTGGGACGACGTTGTCAATCTGGGCCAGCAGGTGATTGAGTCTCTGTTGTTTTTTAATCCCGCCGTCTGGTGGATCAGTCGGCAGATTCGTGCAGAACGAGAGGCCTGTTGTGACGTCTGGGGAGCCAGACTAACAGCCAGTTCTCTCAATTACGCTCAGGTTCTGTTGGACATCGCCGAGAAGATCACCACGCCTCCCCCGGCAGTAGTTCTCGGTTTCGCCGACGAGCGTTCCGGATCATTACTGGATCGCGTGCGCAGACTGGTGGAGAGGAATGCTGTGGCACCTACCAGGTTCACCTGGAAATCGATATTGCTCGTCCTCGTTGTCGCCGTCACGGCCGTCGCCTTACTGCAGTATGGGAGTGACCTGGCGGTCTTTTCTGCTGCCAGGTTGCTTTCCGATGGAGAGCGGGTGTCAGAGCTGGCCAAAGTGGCTGATGAGATTAATCCTGCAGCCAACATCACGGAGCAGCGACTGATCATCAGTGGAAAGGTTCACACAAGCGATGGTCAACCGCTTCCCAACTTGATCTGGGTCTATTCTCAAACTCAGAAAGGGAACTCGGGAACCGGAATGACTCAGGGCGATATCAAGGGAGGCGAGTCCAACGAATTTCGTGTGGACGTTCCGCCCGGCGAGACATGGCTCCAGTTCATGGGGGATGGATATGCCACGACCATGGTCGGACCCTATCTTTCGGGACGTGTTGACGAGATCAAAGACGTCGAGGTTGTTCTCAAACCGGGAGTTCCCGTCACTCTCCAACTCCGGGACGACGCTGACCGGCCCATTCCTGATGCGGAAGTGATCGTGTCGGCCTGGGAAAGAAATCAGGGATTCGGCCTCTTCAAGCCGCGGCAGACAGATTCCTCAGGCGAGGTGGTGATTCCGCATGTGCAGCCTGATCGACGTCATAGTCTGTCGGTGACCGCACCAGGATTCCAAAGGCTGGACGTTCGCCCCGCTGTCCTCAACCCGGATGCTCCATTAACGCTTCAGATGACGCGAGCGCAGCCAGCAACGGGTCAGGTCCTCGCATCCGACGGTCTGCCTCTGGCGGGTGCAACGCTGCGACGATTGAGGGTTCGACGACTCCAGTTGGTCGACAACACCGGGATGAGTCAGCCTCCTTTGGCAACGACCGATGAGCGAGGGGAATTTACCCTCGACCAGCTTCTCGACGGTTCCATCTATGACTTGCTTGTTGAGCACCCTGATTATGCGCCGGCGATTCTGACGAACGTTCAACCGGGAACTCGGGATCGTGTGATTCAGCTGCAACCGGGAGTCACTGTATCCGGGATCGTTCGGGGTACGCCGCAGCAGCTTGAAGAGCTGCAAAAGAAACACGTCGGGGTCCGATTCTCACAGTCGAAGAACGGTGCGTTCGATGGCGAGAATCTCTCATTCAATCGTCCATTCAAACTGGAATTCGCAGAGGGGGAAGCTCATTTTCAGATTGATCATGTCCCGGCAGGAGATCTTCAGTTCTCGCTGGGTGACCAGCAGATTCACAAAAAAGTGTCCGGGCCTGTTCATGATCTCGTACTGACATTGAATGAGCCGGCCCGCCCCTTTCAACGCGAAGTCAGTCTGGTGTTTCGTAAGCAAGGCGAGGTCGTCGCGCCGGAAGGACGATTACAACTCAGCATCCGCGATCAGAACCCTGGATCAGCGAATCCTTACGATATTTCGATGGCCAGGTTGACGAACGGCCACTGCGTAGTACAGGTGCCGGCTCCGTGTGAGATTCGGATCCAGTTGAATCAACTGATCGGGTTTACTCTGACGGATGAGGAATTCGTCGCACGAATCCCTGCAGGAAATGATCTCTTTACCGTCGACGTCCCGGTGGAGCCCGCAGGAGGAGTCAATGGCGTCGTGCTGAACTCTGACGGAACTCCCGCGTCCGGAATTAATGTGGTGCTCGAAGCAGTTTCGTCGCGCTGGACGCTCTCGATGAACCGTGAGAAACGCCAGCTTTTGAATGCGCATTCGAATTCCTCGGGACAATTCTTCCTGGGCCCGGTCCCCTTCGGTTCCCGTTGCGGACTGCGTGCCAGTCGCGACAAGTTCATCATTCTCGGACCACAATTTACCCTGTCCGAGAAGCAACCACTGCCCCAGTTCAAGCTCGAATTTAATCTCCCTGTCAAAGCTACAGTGAGAGTACTCGATCCACTGGGAAACCGATTACAGGGAATTCCCGTAATGATTCGCTGCGAGCATCCTCGTGTGACGACGTCTTGGGGAACTGCGGAAACGACCAATGCACAGGGGGAACTCACTGTTCCGCAGATCAACCCCGAGATGGTCTCATCCTATCGGGCGATCGTCCGGCCAAACAAAGACTACCAGAATGCCGTCGTCACGTTGCAAGGGGATAGCACCGTCGACGTGAAACTGCAACCGGGACTCTTCCTGTCTGGAACACTGGTGAATAAAGCCGGTCGGCCGCTTTCAGGGCGGATCGTCACCGCTGGTGCAGGGCCTTACTTTGGCATCGATCGGAATCGTTACTCGGCAGAATCGCCGACCGATGACGAAGGACATTTTCGATTCAGTAACCTCCCAGCAGAGGAAGTTCGAATCGAGCTGGAGTACGGAAGTGTGGCAGGAGCCGTTCGAAAGTTTCACCCGACAACAGAGGATCAAATGAAACCGATCACAATTGAGAGTGCATACTGAATGGTGCCGATTTCAGAACGGACAGGGGGACCCGCTGATTCGTAAACGAAGGTGAACGTATTCGCTTCAAACTTCATGTGGCCCACTATCGCCATGCCGACTTCGTGAAAACGAACGCTCGCAATGTTCCACCGCCCGTGGTGCCGCTCCAGATTTGAATCTCGTTCGGGCATACTTGAGGTTGAAACTGAATTCCGAGGGAGGCGTTGTGGCGTTCCGGTTCAAAAGACTTAGCCAACTTCCTCCTGATGTGCTATCACTGCCGGGACTGTGCGGTGATGAGCAGTCCCCTCGCAGCCTCTCGGGGAGTCGAGACCGATGGAACAGGCTCCCCGACCGCTCGCTCCTGTCAGGATGTAGATGTCCTCATGATCGCACAACGAGCACTACGAACGTGGATCGCGGGTGTCTGCGGGCTTCTGTTCTGCCTCCTGGGACCCGATCTTTACAATGAGGTACTCGCTGAAACCGAACCGCAGGGGGCGAAAGAGCTGCCCCGAGCCGAGAGTTCGACTCCTGTCCACGACAGCGACATTCTCAATGGACCCGAAATACAGGGACAGCCCACCTGGTCTGAGATTCTTCGGACGGTATTGCTGACGGCGATCCCGCACGAATATGAAGATCGAAAGCACTGGGACAAGACGACGGAAATCTTCGATGGCGTCAAGATCCAGCAGCGCGGTTTCAACATCCGTATGACCGAACGGAAGCGGAGAGTCAATCACGGGGCTTGGCACAAGTTTAAGGTTGAGTTGATCGAACCCGACCGTCTGCTCAAACTTGTCATTGACCAGATTCGCCCCCTCGACGTGGGCCGCTTTCAGTTTGACGTCCGATTGGCATCGAAGCTTCGCTGCCGAACCGATTTCGAGCACTGGGTTCTGGGGGTCAAGGGCCTGAACTTTACGACCATCTCCGACGCGGATGTCGAGATTGTGGGTCATTGCGAAGTCGTGATTCGGGCCGAACCGAATCCGAAAAGCTTCCTGCCTGATCTTGTTCTCGAACCGACTGTGCGGCGAGTCGAGCTGTTTCTTCGCAACCTGCGGGTCAAACGAATTGGTGAGATACGGGGCGATGTGGCCAAGGGGATCGGCGAGATGGCGCGGCACGATCTGGAAAACCTGATCCAGGCACAGGAAGGGCGCGTCGTGAAAAAAGCCAATGAGGCTATCCAGAAGAAGCAAAGCAATCTGCGGCTGCCTGCCAGCAAACTCTGGTAACTCTGTCAGCGAATCTTGAGGCTGGCGACACCGACCATTGCCAGCAGCGCTGCCGCGATCCAGAAGCGAGCAACGATCCGCGTTTCCGGTTCGCCTTTGAAAACAAAGTGGTTGTGCAGTGGGCTGCACGCCAGAACCCGTTTGCCCGTCAGCTTGTAGCAACCGACCTGCAGAATAACGCTAAGCGTCTCGACAACGAAAACCCCCCCGACAATTAACAGCAGAAGTTCCTGGCGAGTCACTAGCGCTCCATATCCCAGCAGCGCACCTGTCGGGAGAGAACCGCTGTCACCCATAAAGACTTGAGCCGGGTGACAATTGAACCAGAGGAATCCCAGCATCGCACCGACCAGGGCCCCGAACACGATTCCCAGTTCGCCCGCACCGGTCATGTGAGCAATGCTCAGATACTCGGCCATCACTCGATGCCCTGACACGTATGAGAGGGCCGTAAATGCGGACCCCGCAAAAATGAGGCAACCGCTGGCCAGCCCATCAAGACCGTCCGTCAGATTGACTCCGTTTGAGCTTCCGACCATGACGAAGGCGGCCCAGGCGATGAACAGTGCGCCGAGAGAGAGTCCTGCTTTTCCGATCGGGAAGACCAGTTCCAGCCCGCGCGGCTTCTCGAACTGAACAAAGTAGAGCAGGGTGGCTATTCCTAGCGCGATCACCCATTGCCAGAAAAATTTCTGCCGGACGCTGAGACCTCTTCCGCGGCCCGTCACCTTGATCCAGTCGTCGTGGGCTCCAATCGCTCCGAAGGCAATCACGACCAGCAGTGACTGAAGCAGATACCGGTTACTCAAATCACCACAAACGACTCCCGCGACAACGATCGACAGCACGATGAAAATTCCCCCCATGGTCGGGGTATCGCGTTTGGCGGAATGCAGCTCATTCAACCGGGCCGATGCGCTGACAATTCGTTCGCGAAAACGAAGTTTCAGCCATTTGATGGCGTAGGGGCCAAAAAATAATGCGGTGGTAAACGAAATCAGTGTCGCCAGCGCAATACGAATCGTCAGGAAGACACGTGAGTCCCCCGTGGAGACTCCCGCGAGGCTTTCGACGGCGGATCCGTAGTAGTTCAGTAACCAGACGAGCATCGGGGAAGTACGCCCAGGAGATTTCTTGTTGTCAGGGACTGCATGCGGACGTCAAATGTCACGGACGACTGCCGGTTTCGGCAACCGGTTGCGAACAGACCGGCGGTGTCCCGCTGCGGCGATGGTTTCAGTCTCGATTACCAGCACCACAGAGCGACTCTACGAACGCTGCCTTGAACCGTCGCCGCGACAGCTCTGGTTACTGCGGTCTGCAGCGACGGGATCTGCACGGTATTCGCCTGTCATTGCACCGTTGTCCAAGACCGTTGTGGGGCACTCGGAATCCTGCTCCGCATTGCGCATGACGGGCAGGCCATCAAGGCCCGTCCGCTTTGCTGACCGGATCAAAACAGGCTGTAGATCAGTATCTGAATTATCAAAGCCAGCCAAGCCCAGATCTTGAGATCGTCGGTCCATCTGGCCGTCCGGTCACTCGGGTTGGTCTGGTCGGTCGGAAGTTGAACGACCCAGAACATCAAACCGAGAAACAGTCCGATCATCAGCCATCGGGCGGTAGAAAGCGGAATCAGATCGAGTTGCTCTCGCAACGTATTGCCAATCCAGTGAAAGAGTGTCACTTGGCACCTCCTTCCGGAATGGTCCCGCCAATCGCGTAGCGTGTTTTCTCAGGTGGGTCTGATCTCAGGAAATAGCTGAAGACGACGATGAACATCATCGCGACCACAAACGACCAGAACGAGTAATAGAGATACGGCTGTCCGACTTGAAACAGGGGGGGCGTATTCAGCCAGCGGCAAACGATTGGCATATTCATCACGAACAGTCCCACCGAGGTCAGTAACCCCGCGAAGAAGCCGGTTAAGGCTCCATCAGAAGAGGCATGTCGGGACAGCATTCCTGCGAGAAGAACCGCCAGGGTCGGGCCGAGGAAGAATGACAGCAAGGTTTGGAAAATCGTGTAGATGCCGGTGGGAAGTGCGAGCAGCTGGAAGGCGAAATAGATTCCCCACAGGACGAATCCCACCGTCGTCCAGCGTCCGACTGCCAGCATCTGTCCCTCGTCCGCATTTGGCCGATAGAAGCGGCGGTAGAAGTCATTGACGTACAGAGTCGTGGCCGAGTTCAGGTACGAATCGACACTCGACATCAAAGCGGCCATAAACGCGGCAACGAACAATCCTCGAAAGCCGGCCGGCAAGAGCGATCCCACGAGTTGCGGCAATGCCACATCCGCCCGTTCGTGTCCCAACTCCGGGAACTTGACCAGGGCGACCAGACCCGGAAGTGCAACGATGAACGGAATCAGATTCTTGATCAAGGCTCCATAGACATACGAGGCTTTGGCGTCATATTCGGACTTGGATCCGAGTGCTCGCTGGACGATGGTCTGATTGCCCAGCCAGTAACCGGGACCGACGATGAGTGCCAGGCCAAACAGCACCCCCGGCCAGGGGGCGGGAGACCGCGTATCAACGGGTAGGACGAGTGACAAATGGTCGGACTGATCCGCCGGACGGGGATGTCGCGACTTATTTCGGGTCACAGTCGGCTGGCCCGATTTTCTGGCCATTTCTTCCTGCTGCTCCAGTTGCCGGTCCTGCTCGATCGCGATCGCATGGACTTTCTGGAAGAGAGGCGTAATTCCTCCGACGTCCTGAATGCCAATCACAAGGAACATCAGGCAGCCCCCGATCATCACCAGTCCCTGCAGCACGTCAGTATAGACGACCGCACCCAGTCCGCCTGACCACGTGTAAAGTCCGACGAGAAAGGCCGTGAGTAATATGCACAGGGAAACGTCCCAACCCGCCAGGCTTTTCATGAAAAGTGCCGACGCAAGTAACATCACACCCAGATTGCATGCCCCCAGGAAGAGCCAGCAGGCCGCGACCGAGGACCGCAGTTGAATGCTGAATCGGCGTTCAAGGTACTCGGGGATCGTGGTGACACGGCATCGCCACAGGTGAGGGATGACGATGAAGGCTCCAATGAGCATCGCCGGGACACACCCGATCCACTCGAAGTTGCCCATCGCAATTCCGTAGCGGTAGGCATCGCCGCCGACGCCCATCAGGTCGGTTCCCCCGATATCCGTGGCGACCAGCGACATTCCCACGGCCCACCAGGGAAGGCTGCGTCCTGCGAGGAAGAAATCCGAACCGCTTCGGACGTAGCTGCCAACCCACAGTCCCAGCACCATCGTCGCTGCGAGGTACGAGAGAATCACCAGGTAATCAACCGTCGTAAGATATGTCATAGCACCAATCGCAATGTTGATCCGATCGTCGAGTTCCAGTTGCAAAGTCCGGTCCAGTTTGCCGGAACCGACTTGCCGGAAAAGTCATCCTGACCGCGACTATTCGCTTGGGAGCTTACATCCCGCCCTGTTTATCGTCCACGCGACACAGCTAAAAAATAGCCACGAACGGCGTGAGAGATCGGGAAATGATGGCTGCGGACGGAACAGAAGCGAAGCGCAAGGGACAGTATCGCGAGCCGTCTCCAACGAAATGATGCGCAAGGGGAGTGATGCAGAGTTCATCCTCGATCCCGAGAAGTTGCGTCAGGAATCCGGCAGGAATGGGGGACAGCGCGGAATGCGAAATCAATCATACGCAAAGTGAGAAATTGCCCTGAACCCCCGTTGCCACTCGCAGCGAACACAGGGCAGGGTGCTGGTCGGAATGGCCGCGTGGTCCTGCGGCGGAGTCTTGGATTCGCGTTGTGGAGTGGAATCCCGATCATGTCGGGCAGTCGTCCGAGGGATGCCAAAACGCCTCGGCGGCGGTAACGTGAGGAGACCCGTGGAGCCCCCTGTCTTCCGCTGACGTCAATGTCGTTCCTGCGTACGCTTCTGTTTGAATTCCAATTTTTCGCCGGAGTCTGCCGTGTCTCATTTGCGTGAAACAGCGGAGGGATACCTTCAGCATGTCTCACAATCAGTGCTGAGACTTTCCGATGCGGCTCTGAACTTTGTCTATCCACCAGCCTGTCTTCTGTGCGGACGCGAAATTCCGCCAGCGGATGCCGATTTCTGTGACCTCTGCCTGGCACAACTCTGTCCGCCTACCCACGCTGAATGTCCTCGCTGCGGGGCACCTGTGGGGCCCTTTGCGAATCTCGACAAAGGTTGCGGACAATGCCGGCGGGAAAAGTTTGCGTTTGATCGTCTGATCCGACTGGGAATTTACGACGGCCAGATGCGAATGGCGTGTC is from Schlesneria sp. DSM 10557 and encodes:
- a CDS encoding RAD55 family ATPase, which codes for MATSERFSTGIAELDSLLGGGLIPGTLTVVMGATGIGKTQLGLQFANAGLKQEGERGILFDMTSRGDAQNHADYAKRICDWVLKTRPLDVSYAPEEIWNRDAIRTDYFHVFDRTGRRVTLQDLDQEQWQEWRAELNKKLDQAIAYFYGNFAHGVRRSVIDGVEPVDRASDSFQFQLFDYIYHQILHKDHDWVARDLFRVNFRANEQTVAEHAYDHNKLATMLLYTSHEVKLDDLIDRPIESGDVLCNANTIILMGKVRDGNRMRRALHVAKHRGSAADDGIVPFEIGDSGLMIGQS
- a CDS encoding BlaI/MecI/CopY family transcriptional regulator, with the protein product MNVKPSELELQVLGLLWEHGPQSVRELLPLFPDGKERAYTTVLTVLQGMERKNLVSHRREGMAYIYSPLVSREQVVQPVLKTMLKNLFSGNPAKAVQALMDASDVSAEDLKQIRKVINQAAREAENKEEKP
- a CDS encoding M56 family metallopeptidase; the protein is MTILVAWFTGTWAQSLCWALLHSLWQGAVWSALLAVCLTMISRNRPQLRYAASLSCLAGLAVGVLVTGSFLRLPSDLIPFFSSPSNVTANSLQEPTGTGSSLPVTSSPSMPGASKVLPSSDRPFVPMESRLIWGIPSRLNRVVRQFSPFLLWGWLFGVALNFLQCVRQRTAAETWKLGEPVRDAVALDIFLRLKAQLRIHRPVKLIASLHAHSPCVIGTFSPVILIPMSLATGLSPDQWKAILGHELAHLRRWDDVVNLGQQVIESLLFFNPAVWWISRQIRAEREACCDVWGARLTASSLNYAQVLLDIAEKITTPPPAVVLGFADERSGSLLDRVRRLVERNAVAPTRFTWKSILLVLVVAVTAVALLQYGSDLAVFSAARLLSDGERVSELAKVADEINPAANITEQRLIISGKVHTSDGQPLPNLIWVYSQTQKGNSGTGMTQGDIKGGESNEFRVDVPPGETWLQFMGDGYATTMVGPYLSGRVDEIKDVEVVLKPGVPVTLQLRDDADRPIPDAEVIVSAWERNQGFGLFKPRQTDSSGEVVIPHVQPDRRHSLSVTAPGFQRLDVRPAVLNPDAPLTLQMTRAQPATGQVLASDGLPLAGATLRRLRVRRLQLVDNTGMSQPPLATTDERGEFTLDQLLDGSIYDLLVEHPDYAPAILTNVQPGTRDRVIQLQPGVTVSGIVRGTPQQLEELQKKHVGVRFSQSKNGAFDGENLSFNRPFKLEFAEGEAHFQIDHVPAGDLQFSLGDQQIHKKVSGPVHDLVLTLNEPARPFQREVSLVFRKQGEVVAPEGRLQLSIRDQNPGSANPYDISMARLTNGHCVVQVPAPCEIRIQLNQLIGFTLTDEEFVARIPAGNDLFTVDVPVEPAGGVNGVVLNSDGTPASGINVVLEAVSSRWTLSMNREKRQLLNAHSNSSGQFFLGPVPFGSRCGLRASRDKFIILGPQFTLSEKQPLPQFKLEFNLPVKATVRVLDPLGNRLQGIPVMIRCEHPRVTTSWGTAETTNAQGELTVPQINPEMVSSYRAIVRPNKDYQNAVVTLQGDSTVDVKLQPGLFLSGTLVNKAGRPLSGRIVTAGAGPYFGIDRNRYSAESPTDDEGHFRFSNLPAEEVRIELEYGSVAGAVRKFHPTTEDQMKPITIESAY
- the mraY gene encoding phospho-N-acetylmuramoyl-pentapeptide-transferase, which codes for MLVWLLNYYGSAVESLAGVSTGDSRVFLTIRIALATLISFTTALFFGPYAIKWLKLRFRERIVSASARLNELHSAKRDTPTMGGIFIVLSIVVAGVVCGDLSNRYLLQSLLVVIAFGAIGAHDDWIKVTGRGRGLSVRQKFFWQWVIALGIATLLYFVQFEKPRGLELVFPIGKAGLSLGALFIAWAAFVMVGSSNGVNLTDGLDGLASGCLIFAGSAFTALSYVSGHRVMAEYLSIAHMTGAGELGIVFGALVGAMLGFLWFNCHPAQVFMGDSGSLPTGALLGYGALVTRQELLLLIVGGVFVVETLSVILQVGCYKLTGKRVLACSPLHNHFVFKGEPETRIVARFWIAAALLAMVGVASLKIR
- a CDS encoding SLC5 family protein, which encodes MTYLTTVDYLVILSYLAATMVLGLWVGSYVRSGSDFFLAGRSLPWWAVGMSLVATDIGGTDLMGVGGDAYRYGIAMGNFEWIGCVPAMLIGAFIVIPHLWRCRVTTIPEYLERRFSIQLRSSVAACWLFLGACNLGVMLLASALFMKSLAGWDVSLCILLTAFLVGLYTWSGGLGAVVYTDVLQGLVMIGGCLMFLVIGIQDVGGITPLFQKVHAIAIEQDRQLEQQEEMARKSGQPTVTRNKSRHPRPADQSDHLSLVLPVDTRSPAPWPGVLFGLALIVGPGYWLGNQTIVQRALGSKSEYDAKASYVYGALIKNLIPFIVALPGLVALVKFPELGHERADVALPQLVGSLLPAGFRGLFVAAFMAALMSSVDSYLNSATTLYVNDFYRRFYRPNADEGQMLAVGRWTTVGFVLWGIYFAFQLLALPTGIYTIFQTLLSFFLGPTLAVLLAGMLSRHASSDGALTGFFAGLLTSVGLFVMNMPIVCRWLNTPPLFQVGQPYLYYSFWSFVVAMMFIVVFSYFLRSDPPEKTRYAIGGTIPEGGAK